The following are encoded together in the Kribbella voronezhensis genome:
- a CDS encoding copper resistance D family protein produces MTATRAARHRVPGRLVAGGASAVLVASVALVVGLYAAGSEPQDVGIGGPGLFVDWLLPFFRLMSTLATVGCAGALLAAVVLLRTDGGPLGLQGRRAIRDASNSAIIWAVAAFGGAIITAAVLTDTRVDLLRLKLDDALGVPEVKALLITGILVVALAIGIRRVQTSSAAALGVLVAIAALVPPALTTYPRNESYVVLAGAALVIHVIAATTWVGGLAGLVRYGRASRQGLPLVLERFSQVALASSIAVLVSGVISAAGRLAAKGGGFDSALDVLTSDAYGGLLLAKTVAFVVLIIAGAFHRRRVISKVNEFTTPFWQLVGGELVVMAIAIGLSVALAQTA; encoded by the coding sequence GTGACCGCGACCCGCGCCGCCCGGCATCGCGTGCCCGGACGTCTGGTAGCGGGTGGTGCGAGTGCGGTGCTGGTCGCCTCCGTGGCGCTGGTCGTCGGGCTGTACGCCGCCGGCAGTGAGCCGCAGGACGTGGGGATCGGCGGCCCCGGCCTCTTCGTCGACTGGTTGCTGCCGTTCTTCCGGCTGATGTCCACGTTGGCCACCGTCGGCTGTGCGGGCGCGCTGCTCGCCGCTGTGGTGCTGTTGCGTACGGACGGTGGCCCGCTGGGTCTGCAGGGTCGGCGAGCGATTCGGGACGCCAGCAACTCGGCGATCATCTGGGCGGTGGCGGCGTTCGGCGGCGCGATCATCACAGCTGCCGTACTCACCGACACCCGAGTCGATCTGCTCCGGCTGAAGCTGGACGACGCGCTCGGTGTGCCGGAGGTGAAGGCGCTACTGATCACCGGCATCCTCGTCGTCGCGCTGGCGATCGGGATCCGCCGGGTCCAGACCTCGTCGGCCGCGGCACTCGGCGTACTGGTGGCGATCGCCGCACTGGTCCCACCCGCGCTCACGACGTACCCCCGCAACGAGTCGTACGTCGTACTCGCGGGCGCCGCCCTGGTCATCCACGTGATCGCCGCGACCACCTGGGTCGGGGGACTGGCAGGACTGGTCCGGTACGGACGGGCCAGCCGGCAAGGACTCCCGCTGGTGCTCGAGCGGTTCAGCCAGGTCGCGCTGGCCTCCTCGATCGCGGTCCTGGTGAGCGGCGTGATCAGCGCAGCCGGCCGGCTCGCGGCCAAGGGCGGCGGCTTCGACTCGGCCCTCGACGTCCTCACCTCCGACGCGTACGGCGGCCTGCTGCTGGCCAAGACGGTCGCCTTCGTCGTCCTGATCATCGCCGGCGCCTTCCACCGCCGCCGCGTGATCTCCAAGGTCAACGAATTCACCACCCCCTTCTGGCAGCTGGTAGGCGGCGAACTGGTCGTCATGGCGATCGCCATCGGCCTCTCAGTAGCCCTGGCCCAAACCGCCTGA
- a CDS encoding Uma2 family endonuclease, translated as MTADMVAPAWMHSQITAEQYDSWSAEQCAGIEIVDGMVVVTPSASIRHNRLARFLANGLELAAGADWNADTDFDVRLQDVPLTNRRPDVVVYRADRIDTLPMRPEYVLLVVEVVSPGSETTDRVVKADQYAQAGIAFYWRVEQAATGVPLVYTYVLDPASRSYRDGEVFTGIVKSTVPFVVEIDLAAV; from the coding sequence GTGACCGCGGACATGGTTGCTCCGGCGTGGATGCATTCCCAGATCACGGCTGAGCAGTACGACTCCTGGTCTGCGGAGCAGTGTGCCGGAATCGAGATCGTGGACGGGATGGTCGTGGTGACCCCGAGCGCTTCTATTCGGCACAACCGACTGGCGCGGTTCCTGGCAAACGGGCTGGAGCTCGCCGCGGGTGCGGACTGGAATGCGGATACCGACTTCGACGTCCGCCTGCAGGATGTCCCGCTGACCAATCGCCGACCGGACGTCGTGGTCTACCGAGCGGACAGAATCGACACTTTGCCGATGCGACCCGAGTACGTGCTGCTGGTCGTCGAGGTTGTGTCGCCCGGCTCGGAGACCACGGACCGGGTCGTCAAGGCGGATCAGTACGCGCAGGCCGGAATCGCCTTCTACTGGCGGGTGGAGCAAGCAGCTACCGGCGTCCCACTGGTGTACACCTACGTGCTGGACCCAGCAAGCCGGTCGTACCGCGACGGCGAGGTTTTCACGGGCATCGTGAAGTCGACTGTTCCCTTCGTCGTAGAGATCGACCTCGCCGCTGTCTGA